A window from Balearica regulorum gibbericeps isolate bBalReg1 chromosome 1, bBalReg1.pri, whole genome shotgun sequence encodes these proteins:
- the RNF149 gene encoding E3 ubiquitin-protein ligase RNF149 isoform X2, with amino-acid sequence MVRRARLALVAAALVALGAPVGQGARALEWYTAWVSTAYVEPLSNRTVRGNTESGRYGDSSPKESAQGLVGIPRGASPRHMEGCATDTDYDVPLPPGGRGPPEGDPPPWIALVARGGCTFKDKVTNAARKRAAAVVIYNEARFGNSTVSMSHLGTGNTVVIMVGYPKGIEILEPVRRGIPVKMTIVVGTRHVQEYISGQSVVFVAIAFITMMIISLAWLIFYYIQRFLYTGSQFGNQGHRKETKKAISQLQLHTVKRGEKGLDVDVENCAVCIENYKLRDTVRILPCKHIFHRTCIDPWLLDHRTCPMCKLDVIKALGYWHQKREMKTRAGDPEDVLEVPIPESISGSVSVGSLSIALQDDDRNEVSELSASSTNESVLQCTSLKEDAGETTALLDVDVSNNRHGEHLSNGNSH; translated from the exons aTGGTGCGGCGCGCCCGGCTGGCGCTGGTGGCGGCGGCGCTGGTGGCGCTGGGGGCGCCGGTGGGTCAGGGCGCGCGGGCCCTGGAGTGGTACACGGCGTGGGTGAGCACGGCCTACGTGGAGCCGCTCAGCAACCGCACGGTGCGGGGCAACACGGAGAGCGGCCGTTACGGGGACAGCTCGCCCAAGGAGAGCGCCCAGGGCCTGGTGGGCATCCCCCGCGGCGCCTCGCCCCGGCACATGGAGGGCTGCGCCACCGACACCGACTACGACGTGCCGCTGCCGCCCGGCGGCCGCGGGCCCCCCGAGGGCGACCCGCCGCCCTGGATCGCTCTGGTGGCCCGCGGCGGCTGCACCTTCAAGGACAAGGTCACCAACGCGGCACGGAAGCGGGCGGCCGCCGTGGTCATCTACAACGAGGCCCGGTTCGGCAACAGCACCGTCTCCATGTCCCACCTGG GAACAGGAAATACAGTGGTGATAATGGTTGGCTATCCAAAAGGAATAGAGATATTGGAGCCAGTACGAAGAGGGATTCCAGTAAAAATGACTATTGTTGTTGGCACACGACATGTTCAGGAATATATTAGTGGTCAGTCGGTTGTGTTTGTAGCCATCGCCTTCATCACCATGATGATTATATCACTTGCTTGGCTTATATTTTACTATATACAACGTTTCCTGTACACAGGATCACAGTTTGGAAACCAG GGACAtagaaaagaaaccaagaaagCAATCAGCCAGCTTCAGCTGCATACTGTAAAACGTGGAGAAAAG GGTTTAGATGTCGATGTGGAAAACTGTGCTGTGTGCATTGAGAACTATAAACTGAGAGACACTGTCCGAATTCTGCCGTGCAA gcACATCTTCCATAGAACGTGCATTGACCCTTGGCTTTTGGACCACCGAACTTGTCCAATGTGTAAACTAGACGTTATCAAAGCTTTGGGATACTGG cacCAGAAAAGAGAGATGAAGACACGTGCG ggGGACCCTGAAGATGTACTTGAAGTTCCAATACCTGAATCAATAAGTGGCAGTGTTTCAGTTGGAAGTCTGAGTATTGCTTTACAAGATGATGACAGAAATGAAGTAAGCGAATTATCAGCTTCCTCCACTAATGAATCTGTATTGCAGTGTACCAGTTTAAAAGAGGACGCAGGTGAAACCACAGCATTACTTG ATGTGGATGTCAGTAATAACCGACACGGAGAACATCTATCTAATGGAAATTCCCACTGA
- the RNF149 gene encoding E3 ubiquitin-protein ligase RNF149 isoform X1 yields MVRRARLALVAAALVALGAPVGQGARALEWYTAWVSTAYVEPLSNRTVRGNTESGRYGDSSPKESAQGLVGIPRGASPRHMEGCATDTDYDVPLPPGGRGPPEGDPPPWIALVARGGCTFKDKVTNAARKRAAAVVIYNEARFGNSTVSMSHLGTGNTVVIMVGYPKGIEILEPVRRGIPVKMTIVVGTRHVQEYISGQSVVFVAIAFITMMIISLAWLIFYYIQRFLYTGSQFGNQGHRKETKKAISQLQLHTVKRGEKGLDVDVENCAVCIENYKLRDTVRILPCKHIFHRTCIDPWLLDHRTCPMCKLDVIKALGYWGDPEDVLEVPIPESISGSVSVGSLSIALQDDDRNEVSELSASSTNESVLQCTSLKEDAGETTALLDVDVSNNRHGEHLSNGNSH; encoded by the exons aTGGTGCGGCGCGCCCGGCTGGCGCTGGTGGCGGCGGCGCTGGTGGCGCTGGGGGCGCCGGTGGGTCAGGGCGCGCGGGCCCTGGAGTGGTACACGGCGTGGGTGAGCACGGCCTACGTGGAGCCGCTCAGCAACCGCACGGTGCGGGGCAACACGGAGAGCGGCCGTTACGGGGACAGCTCGCCCAAGGAGAGCGCCCAGGGCCTGGTGGGCATCCCCCGCGGCGCCTCGCCCCGGCACATGGAGGGCTGCGCCACCGACACCGACTACGACGTGCCGCTGCCGCCCGGCGGCCGCGGGCCCCCCGAGGGCGACCCGCCGCCCTGGATCGCTCTGGTGGCCCGCGGCGGCTGCACCTTCAAGGACAAGGTCACCAACGCGGCACGGAAGCGGGCGGCCGCCGTGGTCATCTACAACGAGGCCCGGTTCGGCAACAGCACCGTCTCCATGTCCCACCTGG GAACAGGAAATACAGTGGTGATAATGGTTGGCTATCCAAAAGGAATAGAGATATTGGAGCCAGTACGAAGAGGGATTCCAGTAAAAATGACTATTGTTGTTGGCACACGACATGTTCAGGAATATATTAGTGGTCAGTCGGTTGTGTTTGTAGCCATCGCCTTCATCACCATGATGATTATATCACTTGCTTGGCTTATATTTTACTATATACAACGTTTCCTGTACACAGGATCACAGTTTGGAAACCAG GGACAtagaaaagaaaccaagaaagCAATCAGCCAGCTTCAGCTGCATACTGTAAAACGTGGAGAAAAG GGTTTAGATGTCGATGTGGAAAACTGTGCTGTGTGCATTGAGAACTATAAACTGAGAGACACTGTCCGAATTCTGCCGTGCAA gcACATCTTCCATAGAACGTGCATTGACCCTTGGCTTTTGGACCACCGAACTTGTCCAATGTGTAAACTAGACGTTATCAAAGCTTTGGGATACTGG ggGGACCCTGAAGATGTACTTGAAGTTCCAATACCTGAATCAATAAGTGGCAGTGTTTCAGTTGGAAGTCTGAGTATTGCTTTACAAGATGATGACAGAAATGAAGTAAGCGAATTATCAGCTTCCTCCACTAATGAATCTGTATTGCAGTGTACCAGTTTAAAAGAGGACGCAGGTGAAACCACAGCATTACTTG ATGTGGATGTCAGTAATAACCGACACGGAGAACATCTATCTAATGGAAATTCCCACTGA